gtccggcttttgttaggctttttacgtagatttttttccgtacctattaatactgagacaaaatccaaTGTcttttctacccaaatgttcGTCCAAACTGACTGGTTTGTCCGGTTGTTAGGTTTGGCGACTTGGCAACCCTAacaaacaaattgatgatttttacttttttatgttagttaacatgcactaaacacaaatacacatttacagttGTAGACGtgtttttgctgaagtaaaatgGCGTATGCggcctattttcctatatggttgaaactttgagcgtctctcctgtaaagttgtcaatttgcataTTGACCCTTATTCGAAGGAACCTAAACGGAGCGCGCACAACGCGATTCTTGCGATACGACCATACAAAATTAGTTTCCACCATTTgtgtgtacgaagggctttATAACGCACGTGTGTAGAAAAAATTTAGTGTTTAGCTGGCTTTATGTCTAACCTAAAATAACCTCTGTATTTTTACGTTCCACatatttcatgtaaaaataaacagagatACAGGATGTAACAAAAGCGATAGGATTTTCTATGTAaactattgtttaaaaatatacctaaaGTGTTATATTGAACTACACTCGAGTCTGGATAAACGAGAGTCTGTCAGACGTCAGAGTTTTGACAGACGAATTTCATAAGAGAAGCTCGGGTCAGAGAGCGTTTAacatggaaaaaaaatattacggtTCCttagactctcgcttatccagatttttttagaaacGTATTAGAAACGATGTTATCTTTAGCGCTAAAAGAGTAcattgttatgaaaaaaaaatcttaattagtagtctatgttcttccagactatgttctacatctatgataTTTCAGAAAGCATGCAACCTGGAGATAGCTTgtaacatccatacatttaaatattggcatttataaactagctgtcgaccacgacttcgtctgcgcggaattaaaaaaactaattagtagcctataagTTCTAccagtctatgttctatatctatgtagTCGTTCTGGAGCATTCTAtaaaccatccatccattcatacatccaaactttcgtatctatatatatataaaagaaagtcgtgttagttacactatttataattcaagatcggtcgaactgatttagctgaaaattgatggggaggtagcttagaactgggagacggacataggaacttttttatcttgtgtgcatttcttttattccgcgcggacgaagtcgcaggtaaaagctagtttataatattagtaagatgttgaTTGTTTTCAGCGTCTTAAACGTTgcgtaactattttttttcttgttgaAGGTCACAAAGGTCATATGGCATTTGTACAACGTATTGAAGAAGGCGATGGTGATCCAGTGTACGAGACAGTAGGTCTGGTCACATTAGAAGACGTGATCGAAGAAATGATACAGGCTGAGATTGTGGACGAAACTGATGTTATTAGTGAGTATGGACTGGCTATAACCAgttgtattttgtgcctatttgatttttgacaTTGTGGCAAACGAAAAATCGATCCCCCTGAGTCGCTGAAATAACGAAGCGAGCGTTGCCTATAGATATATGCAATTGTCtaactttaatcaacagaggaaGGGACAAACAGAaggaaactatttttttttatatcataaggtggcaaacgagcaaacggccacctggattcgccgaaatagcgaggcgaccgctgcccatagacatccgccaatgcagatgcgtttcctacctttaatcaacggagaaggggacgcacagaaagaggatatttctcttcCTAATGCGttccctcctccgccaaatccacttccccttcccatccttttcttataagaaaaggtgtgggaagggaaagaggactaaaattagtccttcggcaccacactcatctgactgtacttggaattatttccacttgacgcctgtcttctgtatggttgtggtatttcactgaatGAGGTCAATTCTTGCacacaacaaatattgttgttgggggatctaccactgttaaaagcCTTACAATGCTTCCTCCGAAAAATCCCCATCCTTTCTTTTCTAagaaaaggataggaaggggtAAAGGACTAAAATTTTTAAGACTATAACGTGTCTTGTTTGCAGGTGACAACCGCACTAAGAAGAGACTAGCTCGTCCTTTGAACAAGTTCCAGGACCTGGCTTCATTCGCTGGTCATCAGCCGCATCGTGTACACGTCTCGCCGCAGCTCGTACTCGCCACCTTCCAGTTCCTAAGCACCAGTAAGTAACAACTAGTACTGGAACacgttttaattttcacaCATCGGCTATATGACGTGGTATTTTGTTCCTATTTGATTTCTGCCATTTTGGCGCTGTCCGAAGTGTCGGAAATTCGAATTAATATTAGAGATGGGAAATAATTTATCGACATTCTAGACTAAGAAACATCGATAAAGCGTCAAAACTGTTTAACCTAAAATGGGGTGAATAGTGACTAGGTGAATACACGTAAATCTAGAAATAGTTTTTACACTTATTTTAGATAATCTTTCGTTAGTAAACTCTATATGTCTGCGTGCATCAAGTGTTCAAGTAGTTTTAAGTACAAGCTAATATAAGATATTGGATCAAGTTTTGTTATTAGGTACCATGTGATACTTCTaaatactaagttttttaaccGTTTGTCGCGATgtctgtgtgtttgtgtgcGTTAATCTCAGAAACGACTTGTCGGATTTTGATACGGTTTTCACTAATTTATTCTGATaggtttaatttaacatttagtgtttgttaaattgattaaaaacatgtttttgcaGGTGTGGACGCATTCCGTGCGGACATGATATCGGAGACTGTACTCCGTCGCTTGCTGAAGCAGGATGTGATCCACCACATCAAGCTGCGCGGTGATGAAGATAAGAATGATCCCAAGAGATACGTCTTCCAGGAGGGCAAACCGGTGAGTTAAATGCCCGACTAATTTagaaggatattttttaaaatatgataaagtacggtaattttttttcttattattttggtattgaattttttaccCGACTGATTTAGgagggtaatattttttacccatTTCACAAAagtgtatgtatttttttcctaaCTGATTTTTAAGGGTAATATTCCACTTGATTAAAATATGAGGGTAGTTTTTAACCCTTACTTAAGTAACTAATGTTTTGTTACTAATCTGAGTTTAATTGGGAATTTTgacgagttttttttattgatgtttGTCCCCAGAGTGTCAAGGGTTGGTAAGATTTTCTTTTTGGTGTTATCACCAGTGATTTGAAGTCCATCTTTGTCTAACAGGTGGATTACTTCGTTTTGATACTGGAAGGTCGTGTAGAAGTGACAGTAGGTCGCGAGAACCTCGTGTTTGAAGCTGGACCTTTCACATACTTTGGTGTTCAGGCTCTCACACAGAATATTGGTGTGGGTaagttataacattagtaGAGTCTGGAAATTGTTGCTCCTGGAATAAAACCGTAGTTATCATctttaatttcaattgaaGTTAGTCTAAGAGCCAGCGAAGATTTTCCGCAGACATTATTAACAAACATCTCATACCTTACCTTTTTTAAccaacttcaaaaagaaggaggatcaattcgactgtatttttttatgtgtgttaccgcgatgctccgcccctagtgctccgattttgatgaaaaatattttaatcgaaaggaaatgcttgcagatgggtcccatttttttttaaataactaaaagacTAGTAGATTATGAATTTGTTGCAAAAATTAGGGAtaattttgctttcagcgcttacgtaggctaaactataagacctacataaaaatgatgtatggaagaattgtagctctttaaatatgctaaataaaagtccgcgatagcatatatctatcttttatagttttctcataataaccatttttatattataaagtgacaAACGAGCGAGCGGCTGAATTCGTTAAAATAGCGAATCTTTACAATTGCAATTGCAAATACGTTACATAGTTTTAAATGATGAAATAAGggatacatataaagacaatAATTCCCTTTCTAACTGGTCCCTTTCTATAatatccactttcccttcacACTCTtagattataagaaaaagatggGAACTAGAAAGGGAAAGGGGATTGACATTAAGCCTGTGGCACACAACTTTGTCTATAGCAACTTTGGCTATGACTTAAGGTCCTtaaagaagcgagcatatcaACTCAAAGGTCCGAGATGCATCTATGGTTCTGGTATTTCAGTTGTCTATGGACATTGacgaacaccttggtgttctcACTGCTCGTTTCcctccttctcttataaaaaaaatgtcaatggTTTAGAGCAGTGTTTCCCGAAGGCGATAACgtccccttgggggcgtttgaaacctaggagggggcgataaggggcccaaaaaatggggggcattgaaattaatgaaagtaatgaaattgtggtttttaagttttaggactgaataaaaattaggggcgctctgaaatataattgattttcaaagggggcggtgaaagaaataagtttgacaatcactggtttaTAGTTTTCATTGGGGTATTTGGTGTAATGTTTATCCTCAGCGGAGACTCCAGCACCATCAACCCTGGGCTCGCTGCAGAACCTGAACATGGATTCAATGCTGCGTCACACATTTGTACCGGATTATTCTGTGAGAGCCATCGCTGAAGTATATTATCTTAcaataaaaaggtaaatactgtaaaaatcagttaatcttactaatattataaactagcttttacctgcgactccgtccgcgcggaataaaaaaaatgcacacaagataaaaaagtacctatgtccgtctcctagttctaagctacctccccatcaattttcagctaaatcagttcgacctatcttgagttataaatagtgtaactaacacaactttctgactatatatatatagattctgAACGACCGAAGTCGCggtcaaaagctagtttagtatAATACAAGTTATAAAGTTCTTTATTTGGTAgcgtatttagtattttttatgttgatgtatgattttttttaatatttttttaatatattttacagatCATTGTATTTGGCGGCGAAGCGAGCTACACTAATGGAAAAGGGAGCTCTCACTAAGGGCAACACTAACGAACAGATCGAACCTGAAGTTGACAAGGTCAGTGTTACCATTTAAAAGAAttcataaacaattttttttttttaaatgtggtgttatttaaaaataaatacatctttAGTTTTCAGTTtgagaattaaatattttttttatatcgctttgtatatatatatgcgTCTCTTTTCTTCTTTCCTAACATTATATCTTTTGTCTCTTTCATGTAACGAAATGTgtcaaaatatgaattttcctttaaaagtTCTTCCTTAATTcttgattattttaacttttatctatactattattataaagatagtttttttatgttactaataaactcaaaaactacatgagttatattaaaaattcttttacccTTAGGTTATTTTTAGAAGGTCTAATCTATcagatctagatgaaatttgtcacagatgtagaacataatctgaaagaacacatagacttattaagtttttttttaattctgcgcagacagagtcgcgggctaaAGCTATctgatttaaaacaatttttattccaGTTGCTTCGTGACGGTGATAAAATGGAAGAAATACCGGAAAATGAAAAGCTTCCGAAACAGgtaaatattacattcaaatattgtatgtatgtatgactTTTGTATGGAAGGTATACAATTAAGATAATTAAGGTTGTCAGTTTTGATttggaaatatataaaatattatatatgtaggtCTGTGATTTCTGAACgaaaaagaagtaaaaggGAGGGAGAATTAAAAAGATGGATGACAAGATGTGTATGagaagtgttttattttagaatcttatatatatatatatatataaaagaaagtggtgttagttacactatttataactcaagatcggtcgaactgatttagctgaaaattgatggggaggtagcttagaactaggaaacggacataggataatttttaccccgttttctattttttattccgcgcggacggagtcgcggttaaaagaTAGTAGTGAATAAATCAATGAGTGAAGagaaatcttttatttctgCTCACCACAATACCACATATATGAGAGATTAAATttcctatatttttttgtatgaatttgtatgtattttaaatgtaatttattctttCACGCTGCTTAGAAATTGGAAATTCCTAatggaaattaatataacttggtttgtattttaacaaaagtctaattaactagtttaaaaattaaaaccgtTTAAtacgacttaaaaaaatatcggttATTGCGACTAAATATTGTCCTGCCTCTGAATTACTTTAACCGGATTTGACATAATCTTTGATAGACCGTTCCTTAaacttaagttattataaacctaattttagtcctctttctcttcccacccttttcttataaggaaagaatgggaaggggaggtgaatttgatggaggagatgcataggaaggttaaatattctctttttgtgggtctcctccttcgtcgattgagggtagacaacgcatcagCAATTGCGAATgcctatgggcagcggtcgcttcgccatttcggcgaactCATGTGACTGTTTGCTCGTtagccaccttgtaatataaagaaGTGGttcttaaacttttaaataccaattattttaaatagtagttaattttaaataaatgtgttaaattttttagtttctACCAACATCAGCCAGTCCTCATACAAACTCCACATTCAAGAACCATGACAAAGATGGCAACCCCGAAGAGGAGAAACTACTAAAGTAATGGCAACACCGAACAAACATTGCTTACtgtgtgtaatattttaatttgtacttcaactctattataataatatatgtatatatttttgtctctgTTGTTGTCAAAGGGAACGAaagatatattaatatgtatatcacTGCAGTGGatggtttttaaaaattacagattttttcGTTCCGATTTAAATCAGTTTGTTAATAACAGTTAATTTAGATTTCTATTTATAGCGTGTtgctatttcggtgaattcagatGTCCGCATGTTCTCTTGTCAcccttaaatattaaaaaaaaaattagttcgGATTCTCACCACCGCTATCGACCGCAACCGACAGCGCCATAATgttgaaaatcaaataggcacaaattATCACGTCTTATAGCCAGACCATTTATAGTTAAAGTCCatgtatagtaaaaaaatgtgaaaaaactttctagatatttttacaatgaattgaaaattgtcgttataaaaaaaatacttttctaaATTCTGTATtcagacttttttttaatttgatttaaaacaaacagtaagagaaaaaacatatttaatttaacgtaATAAGACCAACTTATacgtaacatttattataaataaaaacctaagttatttaagaattttttaatagtttatagAAATACTTTTAACAGAGCATTtttcttgaatttttttaacatttatttaaatagtctaTTAAGTGATGTACTTATTTACAAACGAAGAAAACAAAGGCGGTCATTTTGCCGCCATTTTTTTGACAGTTGCGATGAAgtgtgacattttttattttgtgagatttatttcatacaaacatcacagattattgtaaaacattaaaaaaaaacgttaattattttttaattaaacaccaAAAGAAAATGTTGCATTTCATTCgcagttttatataaaatgcttAAGACGttttcgtttcttttttttttaactttagaatatattacattaagagtaatgttttgttttcaaatgaatttcaaagaaatttataatcttttaataGTTTAGCGAGTTTTtatcgttgtttttttttaaatataaaatttttaatttaatatccgAAGCTTAAATCCTGCCATagacaatgtttttattaatgttgccagaatatcttaataattatacctcaaaatatcttaaaaagtGTCTTAACTTTGGTGCTGTGTTAAATcagattttatatacaaatatattaatacaaaattatgtatgaaaattttataataaattcctaacaattattgtattgtgcaattttaggtgcttttatatacaaaaaaaaaaatatttggaagattttttttccataaattgaaaatgtaatgATTCGTTGTTTATGCTGtttagattatatttgtaatgttttttttcttttgataataaaagttagaaatgctttttaataaatattagatatttaaacatattaattagttttatttatccttcattgattgtttttttatatcataaggtggcaaacgtggattcgccgaaatagcgaggcgaccgttacccatagacatctgcaaatgtagatgcgttgcctacctttaattaacggagaaagagacgcacagaaagatgatatttctccttcctatgcgtcccctcttccgccaaaacCACTTCCCATTCCCATCCTGTCCTATTagaaaaagggtgggaagggaaacaggactaaaatgagtcctccggcaccacactcatcagactgtagttggaattacttccacttgacgtctgtcttctgtgaggttgtggtatttcactgaatgaggccaattcgtgcacacaacaaatattattgttgcgggatctatcactgttaaataattttactcatTAATTTGAGAGTAGATCGACTTTTTTTctggaaaaaaatacatttcctTAAAGCGtccaaaattatgaaatatttatttattaagaatacaataaaaaaaaacgtaaataaaaatatgtttgtttaagataatgaaaaatgtCAAGTTATCACAAAAACTTCTCAAAACTTCCTTTCGCAAACAAGGCAAACGAAAATCTTCGAAATCCGGCGACTTTAGTTGCTAAGCGACTTCAATGCAATGGAGAAATTCGTACGCAACTTGTGTCTTCGATATTCTAACGCGATACTCGCGACTCAGATAcgggtttaaaatatttatgttgccTTATAAAGGGTTGAGatcgtattaaataatttgtcgaaaaacttaaatttattagtcTAGAAAACAGTGATTCCCAAAGAGGTCTAAGAActcattgctaattctcactctgtcttctattgacctaagtcagaattaataataataataattgatattaaaagtagataatttagCCATgtgggggtctgaggtaacagttcattttggaaaaggggatCACTTGTCTAAAATAGTTTGAGGATCCTTGGTCTAcaggatttttaaaaatgaaacaaaatttattattaatttagtaaaatataattcatgttATGAAGCCATTTTGCTTATATCTTCGTATTGAACACCTTTAACAAGTCGACCGGAGAGTGGTCCCGAACATatctgaaaattattaaatataaataaataaatatggcaacaCTATTgactaaatcaaaattttaccatagaataaaaatcttgtaaattaaaatttctaacaaaaaaaaagttgataatgatgataatttatacaagcggttacaaaaatatgacCGATTCAAATATTCGTGTTTATGAAACATCCTGTAGATTTTATGACAAAGATTTATTGAACTAAAaccgtatttttaatatgaataaaatctaTGGAAgaatttttaagatatttgaataaatgtaaaataattagtaaactttaaattcttaaagCGGCCAAAAGAAACAACTTTGGATATAAGTTGGGTTTGTAATGAAgtgtcatttttacagttaaaagtatgaattcttttttttaaactgttacatatctttttttatatatatagtcagaaagtcgtgttagttacactatttataactcaagaacggctgaatcgatttgactggaaattggtgggcaggtagcttagaaccaggaaacggacataggaacttttttatcttgtgtgcattttttttattcagcgcggacgaagtcgcgggtaaaagctagtattttataattagaaataaaaaaataagtctaAAACATAAATGCTATCCAAAGACAATTTCAAGTGGACGAAGTCGAAGCGCCAACTAGTGTATACATAATTATGCGactaactataaatatattaaaaaaaaattaaagagaaTTTTTAAGATacacaacatgtttttatacatgtttatCAGCAAAAACGgacataaatgtatactttacCTCCACATCACAACAATATCCCTCAACATCAATCATCTTCAACACTCCGGTCTGTCCGTTGTAAGCTCCGTTCACAAACTTTACCAAACGACCGGTTGATGGTATCACAGTTTCCAAATGATTCTGATGAATAACGAGATCAATTATTTCCCCTTTCTCAGACCAAATTCACTTCTCATTcccttaatttatttataacaaaatgtgtgggaagggaaagactACAATCAGTTCTCCGGTCACACtctcatcagactgtagttggaattacttccacttgatgtCTGTCTTCTCtatggttgtggtatttcacttgTAAGCTGATCTAtttgtgcacccaacaaatataaTTGTCAGGATCTAATATAGCTTCGCCATTACGGCGAATTCAgatgactattttttttatatataaaattctcttgtcatatttgttgaaaaaatgaaaatgaaattgaaatgataatgaaataaaaaattaaatgaaaatgaaatgcaaatgaaaatgaaatgaaaatgaaatgaaattgtttgtaatttatctCTTCTGAAACGGCttgaaagatttttatgaaatttaatttgcacatTCAGTAGGTTTTAGAAttggctactatctatttttcataccaatattaaagttatttttaatcgcatgcggacggagtcgcaggcgacagctagtaatatatgtACTTGTACTTCAACGATATAATGTAACTCACCTGATCAAGtttcaatttaacattatcatCAACAAGTTTGACATGCGCTGCATATTTATCCACAACTCTTTCAACAACAGCTTTccgtttgaaatatttatctcCGAGACTTTTTGTAACAATCTTCACAATAATACCTTCCGTTAACCAATGATCTTtcctaaaaagaaacatttattacaatattacttaatattataaatgtgaatgtttaaatatttgaaggtatctatggaacggctcaacagatcttgatgaaagtGTAGTGCCGGAGGCTTAAATTTAGTCCATGTTCCcgtcccatccttttcttataaggaaagatgagaatgggaagtggatttgacagaggacgcataggaagagtaTATATCCTCTTACTGTGCGTCCCCACCTCTGTCGATTAatggtaggcaacgtatctgcaattgcggatctCTATGGGCTGGGcgggtgaccgcttgctcgcttgccataatataaaaaaaaatggcacaGACCAAGAATATTgtctgaaagaaaacataagctacttatttcgttttattttaattccgcgcggacggagtcggggGCTACACCTAgtctaataaaaatctaaagaaaaacttttttttctataagagaagggggaaAACAAGCAGCGGGAataccaaggtgttcatcgacgcccatggacatctgcaataccagaggaatcgcaaatgcgttgccggcctttgagaaggtgaACAGTAGTAGACAACATCTATTGCACGAATGACCCTCACCCGGAGCAATCCCAGGACCACAAAGAAGACAGgctttaaatgtaaacaattctGCCTACAGTCTGATAaatgtgcgtgccggaggacTTTAAAGTAAagatgggaaggagaagtgaTTTTGAGGgaagaggggatgcatagTAAGAGGAATTATTCTGTTTTTGCTTGTCCCCTccataataattaaaggtaggcaacacattagttattgcggatgtctaagAGCAACGGTCACTTCGTTATTTCATCAAATTGAGGTGGTTGCTTGATCTTTTGACTTTacactttacaatattacaaaaacctTATATCtcctattatttatatcaatttatttgatgctgcacatatctgagaagaaattcaatgatatgtgtgaagtcaactcgcactggactatagttgactatgacctagtcacatCTAACTTAGTGTAGACTCCAAGCTGCTACAATTCCAAATTCGtttactttacaatttaaaatatgcaataaaaatagttatattataaactgacacaaacatatattaaatatttacctcACCTATTAGCCCTTTCTCTGGCTTTTTCTTGCATTTCCTTGATAGCATCTAAAGCactctgtttatttttttcttctatctTCTTCTTTTTGCTAGATGACTCTTCTTTTGTCTTCTGTACTTGAAGCGCTGACTTTGTAAGACCATCGGACTTATCtacaatagataaataaataaatttaacaataatttcataatgaaCCTTAAGAAGATAACGTTTTTAAGAGAACGTGGTCAGCAGGTCCCAATGGACGACCTTTATATTGTAGAAACTAgtctaaagaaaaaatttctataaacgagaaaaaaaactaaataagtagcctttgtattctttcagactatgttctacatctgtgctaaatttcatcaagatccgttgagttgttccggagataacttcaaacaaacatctatctaaatcacatttataatgttagtaagatagaaggataatataaaaatcgaGCATAACCTTGAAAAGGTAGGCAACCCTTGTTTAAAAAGATTcactattactttttttttataaggtgaTACTTATATTGGGAcatttattctgttttttcCATGTCAATGTTCAAACCTACATGTACAATGTATACGACGGATTCAtgcatatttctattttaaactgACATACCTTCAGGTCTCCTCTTCAGGTTGATATTTAGAGTCAGTCTTTCTTGGCTGTTCTCTCGTTTGAATTCTGTATACGAAGGTTCTTCTGTACTTGTTTCTTTCTTACCTTTTTCAACTTGTTTCTGTATGAATTCTAACATTCTTtcctgaaaaattaaatatttttttaaatcaataaccTTTATCATTAGTATCTCGGAGTCTATCTTAAGTTAAGGGAGACCAATCAATCACTCTAAaacagtgcgggttgacttcacacttatctttgaatttcttcacaagtgtacatatgtaaatagaaaaacacatcggTATattgcgggattcgaacccaggacttgcagattacaagtcagcTTAACCGCTGAGCCACCTACACTCTACATTGATAAATTATCCTTAAATAAACTACTTATTTGGCaattgcaataaatatatgtgtgCGTGAACACACAAAGGTAACTAATGGTTACCACCCCATTCCATTCATAAAAAGCTTTCATTTATACCTACTCCCCTTGCACTCACTTCACCCAACTagtcattaataaattaattgtttgtaaaaaatattgtgttaatgtttttacagggattttttttaattataatttgtttgtaattttatcattgtttagtctaaaaaatattatttttatatataagagaagggggccaACGAGCAGTGGGAATACCACAAATGGACATTcac
The nucleotide sequence above comes from Papilio machaon chromosome 28, ilPapMach1.1, whole genome shotgun sequence. Encoded proteins:
- the LOC106709402 gene encoding DNA/RNA-binding protein KIN17, whose translation is MGGKAEKGTPKYIANKIKAKGLQKLRWYCQMCQKQCRDENGFKCHTMSESHQRQLLLFADNASRYIDEFSREFADGYLELLKRQFGTKRVNANKVYQDYISNRDHLHMNATQWETLTDFVKWLGREGKCVVDETEKGWFVAYIDRDPATIAAQEAKVKKEKMDKDDQERMLEFIQKQVEKGKKETSTEEPSYTEFKRENSQERLTLNINLKRRPEDKSDGLTKSALQVQKTKEESSSKKKKIEEKNKQSALDAIKEMQEKARERANRKDHWLTEGIIVKIVTKSLGDKYFKRKAVVERVVDKYAAHVKLVDDNVKLKLDQNHLETVIPSTGRLVKFVNGAYNGQTGVLKMIDVEGYCCDVEICSGPLSGRLVKGVQYEDISKMAS